Below is a genomic region from Raphanus sativus cultivar WK10039 unplaced genomic scaffold, ASM80110v3 Scaffold4837, whole genome shotgun sequence.
AGTTCATGTGGATTTCACTTTTATGGGAGAAGCATATGGTCCTGGTTCAGTGAAGTTGTCTTCATATTTAGGTCCCTTGGTAAGGGAACACGTCCCTGTTACATTAGAGACTTGGAAAAAAATCACTGAAGAAGTGAAGACAGTGCTCTGGAAATCAGTCCAGGTAATTGTTTGTATACAATGATTAGTAGAATTATATATTGAAGTTACTGATTACTggtttgttaattatttttgaaggcAAGGTTTGAAGTTGatgaggagtaccaaagagtTGCAGTTCTGAAGCAGATGGGAGCTTTATGGAGGTCATCCAAGTCACGACTAGTAACCCAAATCAATGAAGCTGAAAATAACCAACAAAGGATGAATCTCAGACCCAAGAATGTGCCTCCAGTTGAATGGCGTAAATTTGTGAAGCTAAAGACAAGCCAAGAATTCAAGGTATACATTCCGAGTTGTTTAAGCTCTACATTACTATCTAGATTACATGTTAACATACAAAATGATAGGTTCTGAGTGATAGCTACAAGGAGAGGAGACGCAAACAGATTCCTCACACTTGTAGTCGAAAGGGAATGGTTCGACTAGCAGAAGAAATGGTAAGCACACTATCTTGTCCTTTTAAATGTTTTGACAATGCAAGTTGACATATAATATTTTCCATAGAAAAATAGTTCTGAAGACCCATCTGAAGTGTCAAGACTTAAAGTCTGGGTGAAGTCACGTACAAGAAAAGATGGAACTCCTATAAACACTAATGCCGCTGAGAAGATTGTAAGTTACATACATATTCGGTAACTCTTATTACAATATACTTCTAATGTTTCTGGttaatgtttttttggtttgcaGCAAAAGGCTGCTGAGATTGCTACCGGTGCTAAGCAGACTGGTAAAAACGAAGATGAAGACACACTCATCCAGGTTTTAGGACCTGATAATCCTGGTCGTATGAGAGCAATGGGGAGGAATGTCAGTAAGACAAAATTAGCTTGCTTCAATGTCAACCACAAGTCTATTTCTGAAATGCAAGAGAAGCAATTGCATCTCCAGAAAAAGGTTAACGAGTTACAGTCTGAACTTGCGAAAGTTAAAAACCAGGTTAGTTACATCTTGAAGAATAGATTAAGACATATAAGTGGTTAGATTGAGAAAATTATGCTGTGTTGTGTTTATGTTTCAGAGAGAAGACAATGAGTTGGGAAAACTCGGCTGCTAGAGTAAGTTGTTATCATATAAGCTGATTAGCTATATGACAGTCTCACATTTTTTACTACTGTCCATTTAACAGAGTGTGAACAAGATATCCCAGAAGAGGTGTCTTTTGATTGATTGGGCTGATGAAGAAGGAACGTTGGTGAAGGCCGTATCCTCTCTTCTGACCCAAATGACATAGTCAATGACAGTCGCTTAGGCCCTTCGGATCTTAAAGTCTTGGTTGAAGCTGCTACTGAACCAGAAGCATTCCTCTGGCGACCTGCGAGTAACATGTGCACAATTAAGGAAGCAGTGGGTCATATTATTGCATGGCCGAAGAATAAATGTGTGGAACTAGGTCTGGGCTTGATCCAGAAGACATTGCACCACTGGTAATCTCATTCTATTGCACTCACctataaactaatttaattatttccTGCTAAAGAGAATTTTGGTTTTCTGAATGTGATTGACAGGGCTCTAGAGCAACTTCTCTCAACAAATGCAAACTGGATTTGTCTGATGATGATGTCGTTGTGGGTGAAGGGCGTTGGCAGACAAAAGAAGCAAAAGCATTGGTCAATGGACTTCCTCTCGGACCTAAAGCGGTAAAAGTTTTCCTGGATGTTGTACATGAGCAGGGAACATATTTATGGAGGCCTACGATGGATCTTGCATACCTCGAGGACTGCGTACACTCTTTTATATCATGGCCTGTTCGGAAAGTTGTCTTTGACAATCCACCAGAAGCAACATCACAACAATCTCCTACTCCAAAAACCGTCTCTTCAGTAGGAGAGAAAACAGGTATCAAAAATACATCTGTTGGTTCCAAATCTGTAGCAACAACATCAACTCCTACTGAGGAGTCTCCACCATCTGATCAGGTAAATTTATAACTTATTATTTGCATTCATCTGCTTATATTAATCTTTGAGTTTTAAGTAATGTAAATGTCTGTTGAATGTTTGCATAAGCATGGATCTCAACCAATCAAGCAGAATCAGAAGTGCAAACTGATGGACCTTGGTGAGAGGAAAAAAAGTAGTAGCTGAAGGTC
It encodes:
- the LOC130507576 gene encoding uncharacterized protein LOC130507576, whose protein sequence is MMRDLAKDPNTRVHVDFTFMGEAYGPGSVKLSSYLGPLVREHVPVTLETWKKITEEVKTVLWKSVQARFEVDEEYQRVAVLKQMGALWRSSKSRLVTQINEAENNQQRMNLRPKNVPPVEWRKFVKLKTSQEFKVLSDSYKERRRKQIPHTCSRKGMVRLAEEMKNSSEDPSEVSRLKVWVKSRTRKDGTPINTNAAEKIQKAAEIATGAKQTGKNEDEDTLIQVLGPDNPGRMRAMGRNVSKTKLACFNVNHKSISEMQEKQLHLQKKVNELQSELAKVKNQREDNELGKLGC